Sequence from the Maribacter aquivivus genome:
CCTCTAGTTTAAATGATTTTCTGGTACCCAATTTAAGAACCCAAACTACAGGTACTATTGACCAGCTTTACTTTACCATTTCTGGTGATGAGTATACTGCTACGGGAGATATTAAAATGAGGTACGAAGATTTTAAATTTCAAGTACTCAACAAAGAAAGAAACGGAGTAAAAAAAGTACTTTCATTTATTGGTAATCTATTTATAAATGATGGGTCAAAAACAGATGAAGATGGGTATAGATATGGTGATATAGAAACTGAACGAATAAAGAATAAATCATTCTTTAATTATCTATGGATCAATTTAGAAGACGGCCTTTTAGATGTACTGACAGGAAATGGAAAGAAAGATTAAACTAAACTTCTTAAAACTTAAAAAGCCAGGTAGTAAACTACCTGGCTTCTCTTTTCATAGCAATATTTTATACTAGTTGTCATCAGTAGCATCTTCTACCGCGTCTTCAACTTCATCAGCTCCATCTTCAATTTCATCTCCAACATCATCCATTCCTTCTTCAATCTTCTCTCCTGTTGTTTTTTCTTCCCTACAGCTTGTTGCAATGCTCATTGTTGCAAATGCAAATACAATCATTAATAGTGACTTTTTCATAATATAGATTTTAATAATTAGGTTAACATTTAAATATTTAGGTATAAAGGTTTACTTGTTAACTAAATAGTTTCCCATACCTGTTACTGCAAATATGGTGGTTTTAATAGATTCAGCTTAGTTGTAAAAAAACCAATATTAACTCATCTACTAAATGCGCATATGTGTCAATTAACATTTTAAAAGTGTTAAGGTTATTCACTTTTTTCTAGTTTTTTTGTAAAGTACAATTGCCATTGTACATAAAATAAAACAATGAGAGAGTTAATCATAAATAGTTCAAAGTCAGAGGATATGTTCTCCAAAATACAGACATGTATGCAGGGGGAACTTATCAAGGACTGTGGCGAAAGTGTTTTAACTTTTATTAATACAGTTGGAAAAGGCTCTTTAAGAACCATAGATTTTAATTGGGGAATATCTCTTATTGATTGTGATATGAAACTAGCTGAAGAGGCTAAAATCGTTTTTGATACTAAAGACCTGGCACCAATTGAATTCATTTTTATCAGTAAAGGATACTTTAAGTATAGCGAGAACAATACAGATGAATACACCAGGTTAGAGCAATTTCAAAACACAATTATATCGCATAAACGTAATGCCGAAAAGACATTTATGTTCCCAAAGGATGAACATTTAAAAATTAATTTCATACGTGTTAATCGGCAAGAATATTTACAAAAAAAGAACAATAATGTCTCTCAACTAAACCAATTATTGGTGTCATTATTTAATGATAGTGACGGGGAGGCTACTTATCAACATGGTGGTAGTTTTAGTTTAAAAATTGCAGATGAAATTAAGTTACTAAACGATGTTGATACTACTTGCGGCATGCTAAGGTCTCTTTCATTAGAGGGCAGACTTTATTTAATTCTATCGCTACAGTTATTAGAACATAAAAATTTTGAAGAAAACATGAATTTACCTGAAGCTATTTCTAAAGATGATATTCTAAAGATTCACAAGTTAACTACCTATATATTAGAGCATATTTCTGATACCGTAACTATCACCTCTTTAAGTGCAGAATCTGGATTAAGCCCCAAGAAACTTCAAATTGGTTTTAAGATTCTGTATTCTAAAACCGTGAATGAATATGTTAGGCAGCTGAAATTAGAAATCTCGAAAGATTACCTAAAAAATACCGATTTATCTGTTTCTGAAATTGTGTATGCTATTGGTATTAAAAGTAGAAGCTACTTCTCTAAAATATTCTTTGAAGCCTATGGTATTTTACCTACAGACTATAGAAAGCATCTAAAAAACAAGAACGCTTCAATACGCTAACTTTCTGGATACTCATAGGGCAATAACATGCTATCATATGAGATATCTTGATTAAACAGGTTTCTTGCAATAGGTCTTATTTCTAAATCTGTTGCGTGTGGCGGTCTTAATATCTCTTGCGCCCTTTCTAAGCTTGTTTCTCCTGAAAGCCATTCATACTTATCATCATGGTCTATAATTACGGGCATATAATCTACTAGATTTTGGTAATTGACCACTTCTTTCTCAAGCGGACCAGTAAGTAATGAACAGGTTATAAAGCCATCATCTAGAATAGTATAAATACCTGCTAAATATAATAGTCCTCCATTTTTACTACTTACATGGTAAGGATAAATTTCTCCGTTCTTCAACACTGAAGTAAAGAAGCCGGTTACAGGTATAATACATCTACTATTCTCAAACGAATCATGATACCATAAATTCGTATTTATTTTTTGAGCAGAGATGGTCAACGTGTTCGTCAGCTTTTGAAAAAGCTCCCACTCATCATTAAAAGTACTTGGTAATAAACCCCAAATGGCTAAATTAACAGCATTGGGTTCATTCATTGTAATTATGGGAATAGAGACTTCGTTTAGACCACTAATAACCACCTGTGGAGTATATAAATCTGGATACTTAAACAAGGCGTTTACATCTTGTTCTATCTCTTTCATTTTTGCTGTATTCGAAATTTTAAAATACATATCAATCATTTTCATTTAACACAAATTTCGTCAATAAAATGAAGGGCAATTGTTGCAGAACCACAAAAATATAACCCATTAAAAAAGAGCTTTTTAATTGTTGAATAGCATGTGAATATTTGAAAAATAAAGCATAAAAAAAGAGGCTATTAATAGCCTCTTTTTACATTCACCAAACATGTACTTATCTAATATCTTCTAACATTTTAATGTTTGAAAGTCCGTTTTTAATTGCCTCTTTCTGACTTCTTAAAACGGTTGCCGTTGTAGATGGTAATGAAGTATCTTCTAAAACATCTTCATACTCTTCAATTGCAGCTTTTTCTCCTCTAATTGCCTCTTCTAACATGGCTTCCGCATTGTCTAGAGAGAATAATGCTTTTACATCCATCCAAGCTCTATGCGCTTTACCGGCCATGCTATCTCCTTTGTCAATCTCTTGACCAAAGGTTTTGATTTCTGTCTTTAGTTCATGACCAAAATCATAACGTTGCTTTGCCTTTGTTTCAAAAAAAGCTTTTAACTGAACATTATCAGTGTTTTCTGCTGCCTTTTTAAATCCTTTTTCAGCATCATATGTTTTCTCTAAAAGTTCATTTAATTTATTTCCTACTTCTTCTGTATATGTACTCATTTTATATAGTTTTGATGATGTGATTTTTATTTAAAGATGTCAATCACAATTACATCTTGTAAAATTTATTTCTGTTCTTAAATTCTTGTAATTTTCTTTTTAGCTCAGTAACATCTTTACTTTTAGATGAATCTGAATACATTAATACATGGTCCATATCAATTTCGCAAAATGCATCTTCTTGATTACTGGTGTCATCATTATTGATACCGTCAACGATAAAATCTCTTAGCAATAAGCTGATGAATCCTAATCCTATAATTATCGATATACCTGCAATTAATTGTACCATCTGTTTTGTTTTGATGACAAATATATAGTTGATTGTACATACTTTTTATCTTGAAAAATTATAGCATTAACTCCTTTGAATAGGGTTAATCTTCAAGGCTTTAAGGTTAAAAATAAATTGCTCCTGCTACACAATAAAGTATAAAATTATAGAACTTGTAGTATCAAATTAGTTCTCACGTTTGTGCTACTCTAAATGATTATTTCCATCACATGGTTCTCCAAAAAACTAGCTGTGATGGAAAGCACAAACAATAAATACATTTATTATGATAAGAAAAGGAACAACAGTAAAATGGTCATGGGGTAATGGTACTGCAGAAGGTAAAGTTGAAGAAACATATACTTCAAAAACAACAAAGACAATTAAAGGAAATGAAGTTACTAGAAATGGTAGCGATGATGATAAAGCACTTTACATTCAACAAGAAGATGGTGATTACGTTTTAAAGAGCGAAAGTGAAGTAGAACGTCCCGATTAATTTACAAACAAGATTTTAATCCTACTTCTTTACTTCTAAATTCAATAACGGATTAAAATTGGAAATTAAGTTAATCAGTGCTTTTTCTGCTGCGGTTTGGTATTCTGAAGAAGTAGCCATCTCTACACTTTCAAAAACATCATTAAGCTCACTCTTTTCATACTTTTTAACTACAAATGGGTGCACATAATATTTCTTGCAGACATTTCTAGTATTCCCCAAAGCTTTAGCGGTATGGTCAAATGCTTTTATAACATTCTTTTTTACTTCACTTTCTACATTGGTAGGTTCATTTTCCATAAGCGATTCAAAAAATATTAACGTGCCAGACCATGTTCTAAAATCTTTCGCAGTAAAAAGTTCTCCGCTTATTTCTTGTAAATATTCATTGACCATACCACTATCTACTCCCGTTTTTGTCCCGTCTTCATCAAAGAATTGAAAAAGATCCCAGCCAGGTATTTCTTCGCATTGCAATACTAACTTGCGTAATTTTCTATTATTTAAAGTAATACTATGCTTTTTGCCTTTCTTTCCGGTAAACTCAAATTTTAGCTTATTCTTACTGGTTTTTAAGTGCCTTGTTCTTAAGGTCGATAAGCCATATGTTTTGTTTCTTTTGGCATATTGTTGATTACCTATACGTATATGGGTTTCTTCCATTAGCCTTACAATTAGTGCGAGAACTTTTTCTTTAGGCCATCCATCTAACTGTAAATCTTCATCTACCTTTTTTCTAATTACAGGCAAAGCTTCCCCAAATTGATGCATTCTTAAAAATTTGGTTCGGTTTCTTACTCTTAACCATAAATCGTGATAACGGTACTGCAACCTATGTTTTACATCATAGCCTACTGCTTGTAAATGTGCGTTGGCAATCGGTGCTATTTTTACTCCTTGCCATGCTGGTGGAATCACCAATTTTTCTATTCTTGTTAATTCAGACTTTTTAAGAAGTGGCTTGTTCTTTAATAGATAATGAAATTTCTCTTTCTCCTTAATTCTTAATATGGACAAGGCTTCCCTATTCACATACTTTAAATGCATATGCGCAGCTACATCATGTGGTTCACTTGCTAATAGTTCAGTATAGTTCATATATAAGTGGTTTTAAAAATTGCAATCGTATAAACCTATCTTCTATATTTTGTTTATACTTTTTTATACAACGTAAAACAAAAATAAGAATTCACGGTGCCACTTTAGTGTTCTATTCAACTATTTTGTAGCCTAATAACCATCAATATTTCATCTTATTAGTTATTAAAACTAGCGCTATTGCGATATAATTTTTCTGAAACGGATTCTTTTTAACCACAGAAGTTCTATACCTTTCCTACTATAAATACCCATTGCTTATGAAAGGAGAACCCATGTTAATATGTATACCAGACATAAGCGGATTTACGGAGTTTATGAGCGAAACCGATTTTGAACTGAGTTCAAAAATCATTCCTGCGCTTTTGAACCAAATTATCTACACGAATAAAATCGGACTCAAAGTTTCCGAGATAGAAGGCGATGCTGTTCTGTTTTTTAAGACTGGCGAAATGCCAAGCTTAGAAAATCTTATAGAACAGTGTAGAAAATTTTATACCGAATTTTATAAGGAACTAGCTTCTCTTAGAGAAAAACATATAAAGAATAAAGATGCTGAATCAATACCCGAAATTCTCGGTCTAAAGATTATACTACATTACGGTAAAGAAATAGCTTTGACCAAAGTTGGTAATAGCATAAAACTCTTTGGCGAAGATCTTATTATAGCTCACAAATTGTTGAAAAACGAAATTAACTTGAGCGAATATTTACTCTTAACAGATGGCTTAACCAATTACTATAAAGAGAATAATTTAAACGACCAGTTTGATTGGGGCTCACTAAAACATAATTCTACAGAGTATGACCACGTGGGTGAAATAAACTACTCATATATCAACTTAAAACCTTTGGTAGAAGAATAAGCTTACATCACTTCAAAACTGTAAAACGTTCATCATTGCCTCTTCTGAGTCAATGGCAACCTTCAATATCCCTTAATTTTGTAGCAGAATAATTAAACAAAATTATGAGCTATTTAGATATAAAATCAAAAGATATACAGCCAATCGTTGAGGAATTGAACACGTTGTTGGCAGATTACAATTTGTACTATCAAAACCTTAGAGGTTACCACTGGAATGTTTCTGGAAAGAACTTTTTTGACCTTCACATTAAGTTTGAAGAACTATATACCGATGCAAGAATTAAAATTGATGAAATCGCTGAGCGTATCTTAACGCTAAGACATAACCCAACTAGCGAGTTTTCTAAGTATTTTGAAATGTCTTCTATTAAAGAAACATCTTCTCTCATTGCAGATACTGATATGGTAGATCACATTTTAAATCAACATGAAATTTTGTTGAAGCAAATGAATAAAGTCATTAAGAAAGCCGAAGCTGGTGGAGATGAAGGAACTATTGATATGATCGGTGGCTATATTGGCGAAATAGAAAAAGTAAGTTGGATGCTAGACGCCTGGTCCAAAGAATAAGTTTACACTAAATAACAGTATATAAAAAAGCACCTCTTTTAAAGAGGTGCTTTTTACTTTCAACTAGTTTGCCAATGCAATCTGGCTAAAATTATTTTACTACTTTTCGCATAATATATAACATACCAAATTTCTTGGCTGCAGAAAATGCGGTCGACACCCAGTTATACGGACTCAAATCTTCTTGTACATCTTGTTTCAATCCTTTAAGCTCTTCTAAAGCAATTTCGCGCTCTAATTTCAAGCGTTTTAAATTAAACTCTATCTCATTAAAATTTTTGTACATATCTCTACTAGTTAAAGAATTTATCCGACAACTTTCTTACCAACATGTTATCTATTTGACCTCTAAAAATATAGGCTAAAACCAATAATACTACAAATAAAGCACCAGCAATTAAACAAGCACCTACCATACTCTCAAGAACATTTGCCAAGAAGACAACACCAGCTACAGTTATAAATATAAGTGCCAAAAAAGCAAGACCACCTATAACTGCCATTTTTAGCAGCATACCGGTGGTCATTGTTAATTGTTGAAACACTTTAAGCCTGTAGTATTCTTGGGTTTTCTTATAGTAAACCTCTCCTACATCAATTGCCTTATTAGACGTTTCGTTAAGTGAATCAATAATTCCCATTTATACTGTTTTCTGCAGTTTCTTATTTTTTGACTTCAACTCAGACAATTTCTTCTCTAAAGTTGAAATTACGTCCTCGGTCTTATAACTTAAATCAGAAACTAAAGATTCTACTCTTGTATCTAAGGTTTCTCTTTCGTCAGACATTTTAGAAGCAACTCTATTTTTAAGGTCTACTGCACTATCTGCAAAATTATCTCTTGTTGCAGCTGCTTGATCAGCAATTAATCTTCTTGTATTCTCACCTTTATCTGGTGCATAAAGAATTCCTAAGGCTGCACCAATGGCAGATCCTGCGATAATTGCTAATAATGTATTTCCACTATTGTTCATATTATATATTTTAGATTAAACGTTTTCTTATACATGATAAACTATTGCTTATAATGTCATACAAATGTCTTAAATAAAGATACAACTACTTAACTCAAAACCTTTTAATATTGACGTTAACAATAGCTTAAAAGGGTTAAGAATTATTTGAAACGAATTAATGCATCAAACTGTTTACCTCTAAATTTGTAACTATGAAAGAATATGAAACTAAGAATCCGTACAGCGGTGAAATTGTTAAGACATATACACAAGATAGCACTGCCGATATAGAAAAAAAATTACAAAAAGCCCTATCTATAGAAGCCTCTTGGGCAGCTATGGAAATTGAAGATAGGTGCGAACTTCTCTCCAATGTAGCAGAATTGCTAATAGACCGTAAAGAGGAATATGCAGAACTAATGACCCAAGAAATGGGAAAACCTTATGCTCAAGGTATTTCTGAAATTGAAAAATGTGCTTGGGTATGTGATTTCTATGCACATAACGCTGAAGATCTTTTAGCCGATGAGGTCATAGAAACCGATGCTGATGAGAGTTTTATAAGTCATGATCCCTTAGGATGCATTCTTGCCGTAATGCCATGGAATTATCCTTTTTGGCAAGTACTTCGTTTTGCAGCCCCTACCTTAACAGCTGGTAATACTGCATTTCTTAAACATGCGCAAAATGTAACTGGTTGTTCTATGGCTATTGAAAAACTATTCTTAGATGCGGGTTATCCTGAAGGGTGTTTTCAAAGTTTAAAAGCGGGTCATGAAGAAATTGAAAAGCTTATTGCTAATGACGGTATTAAAGCTGTAACCTTAACAGGAAGCGAAAAAGCTGGTAAATCAATTGCAGGTACGGCAGGAAAGAACTTAAAGAAATCTGTTCTTGAACTTGGCGGAAACAATGCATGTATTGTTTGGGAAGATGCCAATTTAGATCAACACATCAATACTATGGTAACGGCACGTATGCAGAATACGGGTCAAAGTTGTATTGCTGCAAAACGCTTTATAGTTTGTGAAGATATTTATGATGCATTTCTAGAAAAATTTACCGCAAAAGTGAAATCACTTAAAAGTGGTGACCCTATGAAAGAGGATACGTTTATTGGTGTTATGGCGCGCGAAGATTTAGCCGAAGAACTTCAAAAACAAGTGAACGATTCTATAAAACAAGGTGCTAAAGTTGTACTGGGCAATATGCATAAAGATGCTTATTTCTCACCCACTATACTAACCGATGTTACTGTAGAAATGCCGGTATTTAAAGAAGAAACTTTTGGACCTGTTGCTGCTATTACCAAAGCAAAAAATAGAGAAGAAGCTATTGCCTTAGCTGCAAACTCTAGATTAGGTCTCGGTAGTATGTTATTCACTGAAGATATAGATGCCGCAATGGATGTAATATCTACTATACCTGATGGCGCATTCTTTATAAACGACATGGTAAAGTCTGATCCTCGATTACCATTTGGTGGTACAAAAGCATCTGGCTATGGTAGAGAATTATCTAGAGAAGGCATCTTAGAATTCGTAAACAAGAAAACGGTTTATATTAAAAAATAATACGCATGAACAAAGAAGCAGAAGAAACAAAATTCGTTAAAGAACCAGAAGAAGAAACACAACAATACATTTTACAAAAAAATAAAAAAACTAAAGTTGGTGTAACTATACTTATAGCCTTTTTAGTACTTCTTATTATTGGTGTAATAATTTCAAACGTATTTTTTACGAACTAAAGAACACGACATAAAAATTGTAAAGGTGAGCATAATTTATTCTCACCTTTTTTTAGTTACATCTAACTCGTAGCCTATATGCTAGTTTTATCGATTCTTACTTTCAATGAAAGTGAATACACGAAGGTTTCGATCAATCCATTAAACGCAAGAGAATTATTTTTGTACTTTTCTAAAGTATTATTCAAAGGCATGAAACTAAGCAATTCATTTAAAGGTTCACTAAGAACATTTACTTACTTTATGGCTAGTGGAACACACTCCATGTTAAAAGGCATTAATTATGTAGAGCTCTATGGAAATGAACCAAGTGCGATAGAAAGAGTCTTTGCCATATATACAAATGTTATTGAATTGGATGGAAATGGTATTGTTATAAATGACGAGTACGCTCAGAAAAGGGCTACGGATTATTTGCATTCATATTATGATTCTACCTTTATAGTTCAACCACAATTTGAAGATTGGGAAATAGAATTACATTAATAATTTAAAGTTCAAATAAAGGATCATTAAAATCATAGAAAAACCTGAATAGTGTCATATATATCCAAAGTAAACATCGATTGTCCCCGTGAAAAGCCTTTCCCTTTTGATATATCTGCGATCAAGTATGCCAAAGACCTCGATTTTTCCAACCCTGTCACCTTCATCATCGGCGATAACGGTACTGGTAAAAGCACCCTATTGGAGACTCTTGCAGTTAGGCTACAGCTTCCGAACATGGACGGTTCTTCCTATGGAAAAAGAGGGTTTGAGGCTGCGAGGACTCTAGTGGAATTTCTTTCCATAGAATGGACAATAGATAGACCTCGAGGATTCTTTTTAAGGGCAGAGGATTTTGGAAACCTGTTGAATGGTATCCAGAACGAGGACAACAGGCAGTCCACCTTTTTTGAGGATATTAAAGAGGTGGTGCCGGAAGGTGTTCTAAAATCCATGCGCGATAATTCGAACTATCAAATACATGCAATGCGTAAAAACTATGGTCAAGACCTCCAAGGCTTTTCACACGGGGAGGCCTACTTCAAGATAATGAATGATAAGATAAATCAACGCGGCATATATCTATTGGACGAACCTGAGGCGGCACTATCCCCCTCAAAACAGCTTTCGTTACTATATTTTATCAAGGAACATCTGAAGAACAACATGTCCCAGTTCATAGTGGCCACGCATTCACCTATGCTGATGGCTTACCCAGGAGCGGCAATATATCAAATTTCGGATGACACCATGAACAAGGTAGATTTCGAGGAAACAGAACACTATTCAATTACAAGGTCTTTTTTAAATAATCCCGATGCCTATCTTAGACATCTAGAATAATTGGCTAAAGTTTAAAATGAAGGATAATAAATATTGAATCAAAACAAAGAAAAACATACCCTTAGCTTAAGAGAACAAATTATTATGTTTTTTTTCGGCATTATATTCGTCAGTATTCTTGGTAAGCATTATTTTGCAAATCTGGGAGGTAGTGTTGAAGATAAATCTAGACTATTGAAAGTTTATTATTTAGGCTTAGTCTTTTGGGCTTGTATCATAGGTCTAATTTTATTTTTAGAAAATAAACTTTGAGCTAACTAAAAGTTCAACTAAAGAATAAATAATGTTATTGAAATGAATTTTATTGATAGCTATTTTTGCAGTGATCTTCTTAGGTTGCGAAACCGATTCGCTACCTTGTGAAGATGGGTATATAGAAGTACCAGGTCAAAACGGACCTGTTTGCGTACCTGAAGGAGAAGTAAGAGCTATTGACATATTAACACCATAAGTTCAAATAAACTATCATGTCTACACTAGTTTCTACAGCCGAAGAATTTGCCACTAATCAATTATCCGGCAATACTGACCCAAGATATCTCTATCATAATCTTAGGCATACACAACGCGTTGTAGATGGTACAAAAGAGCTTATTACTGGTGAAAAAATTGGCGAAGAAGAGAGCGAGTTACTTTTAGTTACTGCTTGGTTTCATGACCTTGGGTATACTGTTTCTTATGAGAATCATGAAGAGCATAGCTGCCAGTTATCTAGAGATTTTTTAACCAAAAATAATTGTACACCATCTTTTATTACCAACGTTTGTAACCTGATTCTAGCGACGAAAAAAGGGTACGAGCCAAAAAATGAATTAGAAAAAATAATTCGCGATGCAGATTCTTCTCATTTTCATGTCAAGAATTTTATGGCAACAACCGAATTACTGAGAGAAGAGCGTGTTTTAATAAGTAAAGAAAGTATTACTTCTGCAGCATGGCGCGAAGAAAATATTGCTCTTTTACGCGCCAAACATCGTTATTATACGGAATACGCTATAGCTAATTGGCAAGAAGGGAAAGACAAGAATATTAAGAGGCTCATCAAAGCAAAAAAGAAGAATAAAGAGCTCATTAAAAAGGAAAGTTTAAAAGCCAAATTTAAGGGAGAATTACCAGATCGGGGAATACAGACACTATATAGAGTTACACTAAGTAATCATTTAAAACTGAGTGATATTGCCGATACCAAGGCGAATATTTTACTTTCTGTAAACGCCATTATTATTTCTATGGCATTGGCAAACTTGGTTCCTAAGTTAGATAACCCTTCTAACGACTATCTATTCTACCCTACGTTTCTATTTATAATTTTTAGTGTAGTTTCTATGGTAATGTCTATTATAGCTACCAAACCAAATATTACTTCTGGTCAGTTTACAGAAGAAGAAGTCACCTCTAAAAAAGTAAATCTATTGTTCTTTGGTAATTTTCATAAAATGAAATTAGAGCAGTATAGTTGGGCTATGTCAGAACTTATTAAAGACAAAGATTACATCTATAGCTCATTAACCAAAGACCTTTATTTTCTTGGGATAGTTTTAGAAAGGAAATATCGACTTTTACGGTGGACGTATACCGTTTTTATGATAGGAATGATAATTTCAGTAATTGTATTTGGCATTGCACTCAAGTACTACGGTCCAGAACGAATATTAGAATTACCCGTAATGCAGCCCTAACTAAAATGGCTGTTATAAAATTGAAGAACAATAAGTTTACTACAAAACTTAGACTCCGAAAGCCATTAGAAGTATACACAATAAGATGCCGATTGCAGCAATTACAATAGTAAATTTTAAAGCTTTTGCTAAAGCTGGCTCTTTATTTTGATCATTTACATTTACCCTGGTCATGAGTGGTTATTTAGAATTATACCACAAATCTATGCCGAAACTTTCTAGAGTTTTAACTTCATAAATGAATTTCTTGTCTCCATTGCATTTTACCTAACTCATTGGTATCATGTAAAATATGATATTGCAACTAGTTGTCTTTAACTCATTTGTATCATTGCTTCTTTAAATGTTGCTTTTGGAGCTGAACACATTGGGCACTCATACGCATCATCAATATCTTCAAATTTGGTGCCTGCGGCAATATTAAACTCTTCATCACCAAAAGTTGCGTCATAAACCGTTAAGCAGTCTTGACATTGATATAACGATTGTGTTGCTTCTACAACTTCAACGCTGGTTTCTTTTTCATCATCTTCTGCGCGACCCAATTGATCAAAATACATTTTACTTAACTCCATTAACAACCCAGGTAATTCTATCTTATCTATATCTTGGGCATAGGTAATATACTTTTGGCTGTTAGGATCAAAATGTTCAAAATGTAGAACATTGTACGTAGGGCGAACTTCAAATTCTTTAACAATGGTG
This genomic interval carries:
- a CDS encoding AAA family ATPase, translating into MSYISKVNIDCPREKPFPFDISAIKYAKDLDFSNPVTFIIGDNGTGKSTLLETLAVRLQLPNMDGSSYGKRGFEAARTLVEFLSIEWTIDRPRGFFLRAEDFGNLLNGIQNEDNRQSTFFEDIKEVVPEGVLKSMRDNSNYQIHAMRKNYGQDLQGFSHGEAYFKIMNDKINQRGIYLLDEPEAALSPSKQLSLLYFIKEHLKNNMSQFIVATHSPMLMAYPGAAIYQISDDTMNKVDFEETEHYSITRSFLNNPDAYLRHLE
- a CDS encoding Pycsar system effector family protein; the encoded protein is MSTLVSTAEEFATNQLSGNTDPRYLYHNLRHTQRVVDGTKELITGEKIGEEESELLLVTAWFHDLGYTVSYENHEEHSCQLSRDFLTKNNCTPSFITNVCNLILATKKGYEPKNELEKIIRDADSSHFHVKNFMATTELLREERVLISKESITSAAWREENIALLRAKHRYYTEYAIANWQEGKDKNIKRLIKAKKKNKELIKKESLKAKFKGELPDRGIQTLYRVTLSNHLKLSDIADTKANILLSVNAIIISMALANLVPKLDNPSNDYLFYPTFLFIIFSVVSMVMSIIATKPNITSGQFTEEEVTSKKVNLLFFGNFHKMKLEQYSWAMSELIKDKDYIYSSLTKDLYFLGIVLERKYRLLRWTYTVFMIGMIISVIVFGIALKYYGPERILELPVMQP